A stretch of DNA from Arthrobacter globiformis:
GGCGGCGAACGTGACAGGGACGTTCTCGGAGGCGATGGATGCGGCCACGATCACGTCGGCCACGTTCACGCTGCAAGCGGGAACGACGGCGGTCCCCGCCGCTGTGACCTACAACAGCACGGATAGGGTTGCGACGTTGAACCCGGATGCGGACCTGGCGGCGGGTGCAACGTATACGGCGACGATCAAGGGTGGCGCCGGCGGGGTGAAGGATGTTGCCGGGAACGCTTTGGTATCGGACAGGACCTGGACCTTCACCACGGCTGCTGCCGGCGGCACATCCGAGACTGTGACGCTGACGCCCACCGCTGACAGCTATGTTTCGAGTGGTTCGGCGGGGACGAACTTTGGCACGGCCAACATCCTGCGCGTCGATGCCAGCCCTGTGGAGGCCACGTACCTGAAGTTCGACCTGTCACCATATGCGGGCAGGACCCTGCAGAGCGCGGTACTGCAGCTGCGCGTTGGCGGGAACCCGTCCACGGGTACGCAGAACGTCAAACTGGTCACCATCGACACCTGGACCGAGGGTGGGATCACTTTCAACAACCGTCCGGCACTGGGCACCGGCATCGGCACATTCGGCCCGACAACGGCCAATACGAACCTCAGCGTTCCGTTGACCGTCAGCGGCCTGACCGCCGAGCTCGGCCAGCTGCTCTCCCTGGGCATGGACACCGCCAGCAGTGACGGCCTGGAACTCAGCTCCAAGGAAGCCGGGACCACAACCGCACCCAAACTGGTGCTCACCCTCAGCCAGTAGGTAGAGGCCAAACCCTCCAAATCATCGCAGAGCGGCATGGGAAGCGTCCCCGGCGTGCAGGCCGGGGACGCTTCGTTGCCTCCGGGACGTCATCGGCGGCGGATCAGGATGCGAGCCGGTCGCGCGGCCGATATTCGGTGGGCCTTGGCATCAAGCGGCCTCGAAGTAGAGGTAGTCCCCGGCCGCCTCCCGGAACCCGAAGTCCATCCAGTACCGACGCAGCTTCTCCTTGGCCGCCACGTGCTGCGGCGACCCTTCCATCGGGGCATCGTCATCGAGCATGGGAGCGGCCTCCAGGATGACCAGCGCCGTGTTGCGGCCGATGGTCCCCAGGATGGCCCGGAGCATGGCGTGCCCGGTGCGGTTACCCGGAACCTGGGCTCCACCGTCATGGAGGACAGGACGAGCAAGTCGCCGTCGAGCCGCAGGCTATATTCCAGCAGCTGCGGCTTCTCGTGGGCGAGCATCTCGGCGACGCCCATCATCTCATCTGGCCCTCAGTCCAGGGTCGGCCATCTGCATCAAGGCATCCTTCCGAAGATAGTAAGCTTACTGACTATCTTGCCATGTCCCTGCGTCCGGGTGGGTCAAGCAATCACCACGGGTCTTATCTGAGGCCGCCGGGCGGGTGGCCGGAACGGTTCAGCTGGATGCTGGCGGCCGGTGGCGTCAGTAGGCCCATTTCATACGCCCGTCGTACTGCCATCAGCCGATCACCAACGTCGAGTTTGCGGTAGATGTTTTCCAGATGCTTCTCTGCCGTGCGGGGCGAAATGCTCAGCCGCCTCGCCAGGCTCTGCGCCGTCAGGCCGCTGCTGAGCAGAGTCACGATGGACACTTCCCTAACGGTCAACCTGCAGTCAGAAGCCGGCACGGATGTGTTGTCGGTGATTGACGCCAACGCAAGATGGCGGGCAAGGCCGGCCAGGATGGGTTGCAGCAGGAAGGCCAGGTCCAGTTCCTGGTCGGTGAAGTCACGGTCAGGGCGTGAGATCACGTATGCACTGTGGTCGCTGTCTTCCATCTGTGCCGGTATAGCCAGCGCCATGCTGACGCCCCAAGGCCGGACGATTTCGTCCCATTCCTGCTTTAGCCGGTTACCGGCCACAGCCGCAGGTACCCGTCCCAGGGAACGCGGCTTTGCTTGGTCCGTGAGTGCATACCACCGCAGCAGCGGTTGCGTGGTCGCGTCGACTGTAAAGTCCCCGGGTGGGCCAACAGGAAGGTAATCCCACGGCCAGCACGCGATGACATGGTCCTGCCATTTTTGGCTCACCCAATTGCGCGTGGTGCATGCGCCGTTGAAAGACTCTGTGAGGAGATCGAGCAGCTGCTCCTCGTGCCGCATGGACGCGCCTGCCGGCTGTTGAAGAATGTCTCCAACGAGCTCCAGCCATGTGCGGTACTGCGCGTCGTTATGCTCCACCCGCGCATTTTAGACCCGCGCGGGTCTTGGACGACACAGGAAATTGCTTCTGCAGCAGGCCGGGGTCGCTCCAGGACAGCTTCGGTTGCGTGGTCAACTGTGTGGTCCCATTGCCCTAAGAGCAGCGACCTCGAAACCAACCCCGTGTACGCGTACATACCCATCACGTCCCAAAGCAACTCCGCATGCCCCTCACACGCACGGGGTTGCTGTCGAGCGGAGTGCTCTAGTCGATGTCGATGTGACCCCAAGCTGCGTCTAGCCGCTCTGGGCAGCCGTAAGCGATTGCCACTCGCACCAAACCGGAGCCCTGCGCATTAAACAGCTCTGTGAGGCGAACAAAGTTTTCGCGGGTAT
This window harbors:
- a CDS encoding helix-turn-helix transcriptional regulator; the encoded protein is MEHNDAQYRTWLELVGDILQQPAGASMRHEEQLLDLLTESFNGACTTRNWVSQKWQDHVIACWPWDYLPVGPPGDFTVDATTQPLLRWYALTDQAKPRSLGRVPAAVAGNRLKQEWDEIVRPWGVSMALAIPAQMEDSDHSAYVISRPDRDFTDQELDLAFLLQPILAGLARHLALASITDNTSVPASDCRLTVREVSIVTLLSSGLTAQSLARRLSISPRTAEKHLENIYRKLDVGDRLMAVRRAYEMGLLTPPAASIQLNRSGHPPGGLR